A region of the Ornithinimicrobium ciconiae genome:
GGCATGATGTCGAAGATGTCGCGCACGGACTGGACGGGACAGGCGATGACGTTGAGCTCCATCGGGTCCTGCCCGGCCACCATGCGGTCGATGCCCTCGATCTCCAGCGACAGGCGCTCACGCATGGCTGCGACGGTCACCTTGTCGACGTCGTCGCTCGGGGTGGACGCCGCCAGCAGGTCCAGGGTGCGAGCGTTGAGATCACGGTGGGCCCCCAGCCCGTCGATGGACAGGTCGTCAATCTCGTCGGTGCGTCCGGGCACGCCCATGTAGGTGGCGCTCATCGGGCTCAGGGCGATCGTGTCCTGCAGGTGCGCCTCGGCGATGCGGTCGATCTCGGTCTGGGGACGGTTCGTGGTCTCAGTCACGGTGAGGACGTTATCTCAGGCCGGCCGCTGGAGCCATGCGCTTTCTGTGGCGGGCTGGCGTGCGCACCCAGGACCTCACGTCTGCTTCGCTGACGTCGCGCAACCGGGCAGTACGTTGGAGGCATGGCCCTCACCGACACGCACCTGCAGTTCCTCACAGACCACAACCTGGCGAGTCTGGCGACCCTCAAACGCGACGGACGTCCGCAGTTGTCCCAGGTGGGCTATCACTTCGACGCCGGGACGCAGACCTTCCGCATCTCGATCACGGGCACCCGGGCGAAGTTCAAGAACCTGCGCCGTGACCCGCGCGCCACCCTGATGGTCGTCGGTGGCCGCTGGGAGTATCTCGTCGTCGATGGTGACGCCAGCCTCGGGGAGGTCACCAGCGACCCGCACGACGCTGCCGGTGATGCGTTGGTCGACCTTTACCGCACCCTGGCGGGGGAACACCCCGACTGGGAGGAGTACCGCGCGGCGATGGTGGCCGAGCAGCGACTGGTGCTCTCGGTCATCGCGACGCACGCCTACGGCATCGTCCCGTCCTGATTCCTCGCCGCGTACCGTTGCCCCCATGAGCGCACCACGTGTCCTGTCCGTCAACATCGGCAAGGCGGTGGCGACCGACCACACGAGCGCACCGAGAGGGACAACAGGGATCGACAAGTATGCCGTCAGCTCGCTGACCGTCCGTGCGCCCGGGCCGAAGGTGGGTGGGCTCGGCAGCGGCGTGGTCGGTGACCACATCGGTGACCAACGGTTCCACGGTGGGGACAACAAGGCGGTCTATCTGTTTGCCCGCGAGGAATTGGACTGGTGGGAGATCGAGACGGGGCGGCCGCTGCGCTCGGGCATCTTCGGGGAGAACGTCACCACCGTCGACCTCGATGTCGACGGGCTGGCCGTGGGGACGCGCCTCGCGGTGGGTGATCCCGATGAGCCCGAGGCGGTGTTGCGGGTCGCCGGACCGCGGATTCCGTGTCGCACCTTTGCCGGCCATCTCGGCGAGCGCCAGTGGATCAAACGGTTCACCGCCCGTGGGCTGACCGGCGCCTACTGTGCTGTCGAGCAACCGGGGGAGATCTGGGCCGGGCGCGCTCTCACGGTGATGGACGTGCCGGGTCATGGGCTGACCGTGCCGCAGATGTTCAGGGCGCTGACCGGAGACCTGGAACTGGTCGAGCAGGTGATCGCCGCGCGGGTGTTGGTGGGGGAGGAGCTCGCGCAGCTGGCGGAGTCCTTCGAGCGTCGCACGGGGCGTCGCCCGGCCTGAGCATGTGCCCGCTGCAGGGCGGGGGCCCACGGTGCTCTCGTGCCTGGCGGTGGGCCTGATGAATGCCTCGTCCCCGGCGGTGGGCCTGATGAATGCCTCGTGCCCGGCGGTGGGCCCGATGAACGCCTCATGCATGGGTCGTGGCATGACGATGCACCCCACCGGATCTGGTGGGGTGCGGTGCTCGGTGGTCAGGAGAAGCCGGCTGACGTGAGTGGGCCGTTGCTGCTGAAGGTGCTGGGCAGGTGCCAGGTGACACCGGTGTCGGTGACAGTGGCGGTGAAGCCGTACTTGTGCACGATGGTGTGGTGCCGTTGGCAGAGTGCAGCGGCGTTGAGCAGGTCGGTGCGACCTCCGAAGACCCAGTGCAGGACGTGGTGAATCTGGCACCAGGCGGGTGGGACGGTGCAACCTGGAAAACTGCAGTGCCGGTCTCGTAGGTAGACAGCTTTGCGCTGTCCCGGCGTGAAGAGTCGCTTCAGCCGGCCGACGTCCAGCGGCTCCGAGGGTCCGCCGAGGACCACGGGGTAGAGGTCGGCATCGCAGGCCAGGCGGCGAATGGCACCGGGAGACAGGTGATGGCCGTGCTCGTCGATGCCGCCACCGGGGACCAGGCCCTTGAGTGCCTCCAGATTGGTGGTGACCTGAATCTTGGCAGCGCCACTGGTGGGCAGGTCGGAGTCGTCGGTTGCGGCGGACCGGCCGAGGATCTCGACCAGGGCGTCGGCACGGCGTTGGGAGGCGGTGCGGGGGTCGTGCTGCTGGTGGCCGAACTCGTCGGCGCTGGGCCGGGGCTTGGTCAACGGATCCAGCGCGGCCTGCAGGATGCCCTCGGCCTCCTCATCAAGCAGCAACTGCCACTCGGCCAGCCCAGCGACGGTCCCGACGCGTCGCAACAGCCGCCGGTTGGTCAGCTTTTCCTCGTCGCTGTCGTCGTCATCAGGCTTCTTGAGGGCGAGCTTGGCCTCGCGGATGGCCAGGGTCATCTGGGCGCTGGTGAGGCTCTCGATGTTGTCGGTCAGCAACGTGACCATCGCGGCCAGGGACTGCTCATCGGCGATGGGGGTCATCTCCTGGGCGAAGCGCACCACCTGGTTGGCCAAACCGACACGAGCCGTGCCGTCGGTGACCTTGTGGGAGAGTGCCTCGAGGGACGGCTCGCTGTGGGCCGTGGCCAGGCGCGCGGTGGAGAGAGCCTCGGACCGATCGATCTGCGGGGCCCACGTGCCGACCCAGTCAGGGACCGAGTGGCCGGTGGCGGCAGGCAGGCCCCGGGTCAGCGCCTCGCTGGTGGCCATGACCAGCAACGACTGGGCTGCCTGGACCATCGCCTGTGCCAGCCCCACGGTCTCCCCGATCGCCTGCTCGGGCAGCACGGCCATCGGGAACTGCCCGGCCAACATCTGGGTCATTGCAGCCGCGCCGGCGAGAAACTCCGGCACGGCATGCCCCGACGTGGTGGCCGCGGCCTCAGCGGCCAGCAGTGCAACGGCTGACGCGGTCTCGGATCCGGGCACTCCTGGTGCTGGGTCAGGCACCAGTGGCCCGGACGATGCTGTGCCGGCCGCGGGGAGGGGGCCGGTCCCGATCACCGGCAGGTAGCGCATCGGGCCGTCTGCCGTGAGCGCGGCGCTGGGCGCAGAGGCCTCTGGGGCGCCCTCCGCGCCGCTGCAGTGCCGCTCCCGCTGATCCATGAATAGAACATATGTGCCAGCACTGACAGTGGTGCGAAGCAGAGGAGTTTTCCCTGGTCAGGACAAGGGGTAAGCGGACGAGAGGAGGTAGAGGGGGTGGGGGCGGAGGTGGAAGGGGACGT
Encoded here:
- a CDS encoding PPOX class F420-dependent oxidoreductase, translated to MALTDTHLQFLTDHNLASLATLKRDGRPQLSQVGYHFDAGTQTFRISITGTRAKFKNLRRDPRATLMVVGGRWEYLVVDGDASLGEVTSDPHDAAGDALVDLYRTLAGEHPDWEEYRAAMVAEQRLVLSVIATHAYGIVPS
- a CDS encoding HNH endonuclease signature motif containing protein encodes the protein MDQRERHCSGAEGAPEASAPSAALTADGPMRYLPVIGTGPLPAAGTASSGPLVPDPAPGVPGSETASAVALLAAEAAATTSGHAVPEFLAGAAAMTQMLAGQFPMAVLPEQAIGETVGLAQAMVQAAQSLLVMATSEALTRGLPAATGHSVPDWVGTWAPQIDRSEALSTARLATAHSEPSLEALSHKVTDGTARVGLANQVVRFAQEMTPIADEQSLAAMVTLLTDNIESLTSAQMTLAIREAKLALKKPDDDDSDEEKLTNRRLLRRVGTVAGLAEWQLLLDEEAEGILQAALDPLTKPRPSADEFGHQQHDPRTASQRRADALVEILGRSAATDDSDLPTSGAAKIQVTTNLEALKGLVPGGGIDEHGHHLSPGAIRRLACDADLYPVVLGGPSEPLDVGRLKRLFTPGQRKAVYLRDRHCSFPGCTVPPAWCQIHHVLHWVFGGRTDLLNAAALCQRHHTIVHKYGFTATVTDTGVTWHLPSTFSSNGPLTSAGFS
- a CDS encoding MOSC domain-containing protein — its product is MSAPRVLSVNIGKAVATDHTSAPRGTTGIDKYAVSSLTVRAPGPKVGGLGSGVVGDHIGDQRFHGGDNKAVYLFAREELDWWEIETGRPLRSGIFGENVTTVDLDVDGLAVGTRLAVGDPDEPEAVLRVAGPRIPCRTFAGHLGERQWIKRFTARGLTGAYCAVEQPGEIWAGRALTVMDVPGHGLTVPQMFRALTGDLELVEQVIAARVLVGEELAQLAESFERRTGRRPA